The Acidobacteriota bacterium genome has a window encoding:
- a CDS encoding transglycosylase SLT domain-containing protein, whose amino-acid sequence MLCLGLSLATAGASLPAVPAPQGASELDHAAALRRQGRWPEALAAFRHAWASSPAGPDKTAALAYGRMALLAGDPAAAVDPLRETADSAGPLAPFGRLLLTQALLDLGRAKEAEGLAVRLAGSPVPSLRLRALRLLARAQEAQGRLTPRLETLSRLVDLSRGADRDRVRWERALGLLQLERWREAGGTLRDLYLRPDCVLGREAGLRLNRLAEEGHFAPPTRSADQTLDLARRFLKSGRREDAWDLLLSLPAKAFEGASGERAALLRVEVLHALRRNDETVQAADALARARGNTEAALRARLKAAWALVREGDHGAVAERCRALLEIPAKGHEGLHAEALNAWAVSAYAAGNFEEAQDAWARLDSLGGGDSLLLAACLRRGWALHQLGRWEESLSLFRSVVENPGAGLLRSSALWGLASAAGRSGRRDVEVEALLRLAAGPEGYWRASALRRLGERGEKAAQDSPAVLPEPWTEAAGGEESFLARALDRAGLESDAADAFSVLYRKAGSRSPHVALTYALLCGRAGRRAAAESALHKAAPGVEGPWACPNAVLEAFYPAPLLGKIRPLAKAEGVPPALVLAVMLQESGFDETALSPAGARGLMQLMPETALRLAPHGEDPGDLYDPGANAALGIRYLGLLLNRFPTAGAVAAYNAGEDVVARWMAAWNPSCEEDFVAMIPYAETRAYTARVLAYSRDYGRLLNP is encoded by the coding sequence TTGCTGTGCCTGGGGCTCTCCCTCGCGACCGCCGGCGCTTCGCTCCCCGCGGTCCCTGCGCCGCAGGGGGCCTCGGAGCTCGACCACGCCGCGGCCCTCCGCCGCCAGGGCCGGTGGCCCGAGGCCCTGGCCGCCTTCCGCCATGCCTGGGCCTCCTCTCCCGCCGGGCCGGACAAGACGGCCGCCCTGGCCTACGGCAGAATGGCTCTCCTGGCCGGAGACCCGGCCGCGGCCGTGGACCCCCTGAGGGAGACCGCCGACTCCGCGGGTCCCCTGGCCCCCTTTGGCCGACTCCTGCTCACCCAGGCCCTCCTGGACCTGGGGAGGGCGAAGGAGGCCGAAGGGCTGGCGGTCCGGTTGGCGGGATCCCCCGTTCCGAGCCTGCGCCTTCGGGCCTTGAGGCTCCTGGCGCGGGCCCAGGAAGCCCAGGGCCGACTCACGCCCCGGTTGGAAACCCTGTCCAGGCTGGTGGACCTCTCGCGCGGCGCCGACCGGGACCGGGTCCGGTGGGAAAGGGCCCTGGGGCTCCTCCAGCTGGAGCGGTGGAGGGAGGCGGGGGGGACCTTGCGGGACCTCTACCTTCGGCCCGACTGCGTCCTCGGGAGGGAGGCAGGGCTCCGGCTGAACCGCCTCGCCGAGGAGGGCCATTTCGCGCCGCCGACCCGAAGCGCCGACCAGACCCTGGACCTGGCCCGGCGCTTCTTGAAATCGGGTCGCCGGGAGGACGCCTGGGACCTCCTCCTGAGCCTGCCGGCTAAGGCCTTCGAGGGCGCCTCGGGGGAGCGAGCCGCCCTCTTGCGGGTGGAGGTCCTCCACGCCTTGCGGCGCAACGACGAAACGGTCCAGGCGGCGGACGCCCTGGCCCGCGCCCGGGGGAACACGGAGGCCGCCCTCCGCGCCCGCCTGAAGGCCGCCTGGGCCCTCGTCCGCGAAGGGGACCACGGGGCCGTTGCGGAGCGCTGCCGCGCCCTTCTGGAAATCCCCGCGAAGGGCCACGAGGGGCTCCACGCCGAAGCCCTCAACGCATGGGCCGTTTCGGCCTACGCCGCGGGAAACTTCGAGGAGGCGCAGGATGCGTGGGCGCGGCTCGATTCCCTGGGCGGGGGAGACTCCCTTCTCCTGGCCGCCTGCCTCCGCCGGGGATGGGCCCTCCACCAGCTCGGCCGATGGGAGGAGTCCCTGTCCCTCTTCCGCTCCGTCGTCGAAAACCCCGGGGCCGGCCTCTTGCGATCCAGCGCCCTGTGGGGCCTGGCCTCCGCGGCGGGGCGTTCCGGCCGCCGGGACGTGGAAGTCGAGGCGCTCCTCCGCCTGGCCGCGGGTCCGGAGGGCTACTGGCGCGCCTCGGCCCTGCGGCGGCTCGGGGAACGGGGCGAGAAGGCCGCGCAGGATTCGCCGGCGGTCCTTCCGGAGCCCTGGACGGAGGCCGCGGGCGGGGAAGAGTCTTTCCTGGCCCGCGCCCTGGACCGGGCAGGCCTGGAATCCGACGCCGCCGACGCCTTCTCGGTTCTGTACCGGAAGGCCGGAAGCCGCTCGCCCCACGTCGCCCTCACCTACGCGCTCCTGTGCGGGCGCGCCGGGCGGCGTGCCGCCGCCGAATCGGCCCTCCACAAAGCGGCGCCGGGAGTTGAGGGCCCCTGGGCCTGCCCCAATGCGGTCCTGGAAGCCTTCTACCCTGCTCCTCTACTGGGGAAAATCCGCCCCCTCGCCAAAGCCGAAGGCGTCCCTCCGGCCCTCGTCTTGGCCGTCATGCTCCAGGAGAGCGGCTTCGACGAGACCGCCCTCTCCCCCGCGGGGGCCCGCGGCCTCATGCAGCTCATGCCCGAAACGGCCCTGCGCCTGGCCCCCCATGGAGAGGACCCCGGAGACCTCTACGATCCGGGTGCGAACGCCGCCCTCGGCATCCGCTACCTGGGCCTTCTCCTGAATCGGTTCCCCACGGCGGGGGCGGTGGCCGCCTACAACGCCGGAGAGGACGTGGTGGCCCGGTGGATGGCGGCCTGGAACCCTTCCTGCGAGGAGGATTTCGTGGCCATGATTCCTTACGC
- a CDS encoding acyl-CoA dehydrogenase: MDYKDDLRDVKFNLFEWLPLNKILKAEEFSGFERSDLEMILEEALKVVQNEMGPTNADGDRVGAKFVDGKVLLPPSFHKAYKTISEAGWIGASANQEYGGMGLPESVGTGIFEFMVGANPSLALTMLLGRGTGHLIESFGTDEMKGLFCEKLYTGKWGGTMCLTEPGAGSDVGASRTKAVKSPDGRYKISGEKIFITSGDQDMTPNIIHAVLARTPDAPPGTKGLSLFIVPKFRVNPDGSLGEYNDVAVSNIEHKLGIHGSPTCSMVFGANDGCEGFLLGKEQEGMSLMFQMMNAARYEVGVQGMALASAAYQHALAFAQERLQGKHFKDRSADGPQVPIIEHPDVKRMLLTQMAYVHGMRALVSFTACQLDLAHVSEGEAKKTAQGWVELLTPICKAWCTDWGVRMTDMALQCYGGYGYTMEYPAEQYLRDARIAPIYEGTNGIQALDLCFRKMKMENGALVKAFLQKVQETAQEYVTDTELGASAIHLANAVKELSGILADLGKRMDAPLVLLPNACGILDMMGHVFAGALLLEQAAVAGKKLKAILREKDVDATDKKAYHAFLKENGDAKFYHNKIQAAACFMHRAVPQVYAQSLAIKTNDQSVWEVAF; this comes from the coding sequence ATGGATTACAAGGACGACCTCAGAGACGTGAAGTTCAACCTGTTCGAGTGGCTGCCCCTGAACAAGATCCTCAAGGCGGAGGAGTTCAGCGGCTTCGAGCGGTCCGATCTGGAGATGATCCTCGAGGAGGCCCTCAAGGTCGTCCAGAACGAGATGGGGCCCACCAACGCCGACGGCGACCGGGTGGGCGCGAAATTCGTGGACGGGAAGGTGCTCCTGCCTCCCTCCTTCCACAAGGCCTACAAGACCATCTCCGAGGCCGGCTGGATCGGCGCCTCCGCCAACCAGGAGTACGGCGGCATGGGCCTGCCCGAGTCCGTGGGCACGGGCATCTTCGAGTTCATGGTGGGCGCCAACCCCTCCCTCGCCCTCACCATGCTCCTCGGCCGGGGCACGGGCCACCTCATCGAGAGCTTCGGCACCGACGAAATGAAGGGCCTCTTCTGCGAGAAGCTCTACACGGGGAAGTGGGGCGGTACCATGTGCCTCACCGAGCCGGGCGCGGGCTCCGACGTGGGCGCCAGCCGCACCAAGGCCGTGAAATCCCCCGACGGCCGCTACAAGATCTCGGGCGAAAAGATCTTCATCACCTCGGGCGACCAGGACATGACCCCCAACATCATCCACGCCGTCCTCGCCCGCACTCCGGACGCCCCTCCCGGAACGAAGGGGCTCTCCCTGTTCATCGTCCCCAAGTTCCGCGTGAACCCGGACGGGAGCCTGGGCGAGTACAACGACGTGGCCGTGAGCAACATCGAGCACAAGCTGGGCATCCACGGGTCCCCCACCTGCTCCATGGTCTTCGGGGCCAACGACGGGTGCGAGGGCTTCCTCCTGGGCAAGGAGCAGGAGGGCATGTCCCTCATGTTCCAGATGATGAACGCCGCGCGCTACGAAGTGGGCGTCCAGGGCATGGCTCTGGCGTCGGCCGCCTACCAGCACGCCCTCGCCTTCGCCCAGGAGAGGCTCCAGGGCAAGCACTTCAAGGACCGCTCCGCGGACGGTCCCCAGGTCCCCATCATCGAGCACCCGGACGTGAAGCGCATGCTCCTCACTCAAATGGCCTACGTCCACGGCATGCGCGCCCTGGTCTCGTTCACCGCCTGCCAGCTGGACCTCGCCCACGTTTCCGAGGGCGAAGCCAAGAAAACGGCCCAGGGCTGGGTGGAGCTCCTGACCCCCATCTGCAAGGCATGGTGCACGGACTGGGGCGTGCGCATGACCGACATGGCCCTCCAGTGCTACGGCGGCTACGGCTACACCATGGAGTACCCGGCGGAGCAGTACCTCCGCGACGCCCGCATCGCCCCCATCTACGAGGGCACGAACGGCATCCAGGCCCTCGACCTCTGCTTCCGAAAGATGAAGATGGAGAACGGCGCCCTCGTGAAAGCCTTCCTGCAAAAGGTTCAGGAGACGGCCCAGGAATACGTGACGGACACGGAGCTGGGGGCCTCAGCCATCCACCTCGCCAACGCCGTGAAGGAGCTTTCCGGAATTCTCGCCGACCTGGGCAAGCGGATGGACGCGCCCCTCGTCCTGCTCCCCAACGCCTGCGGCATCCTCGACATGATGGGCCACGTCTTCGCCGGCGCCCTCCTCCTCGAACAGGCCGCCGTGGCGGGCAAGAAGCTCAAGGCCATCCTGCGCGAGAAGGACGTGGACGCCACCGACAAGAAGGCCTACCATGCCTTCCTGAAGGAGAACGGCGACGCCAAGTTCTACCACAACAAGATCCAGGCGGCGGCCTGCTTCATGCACCGGGCCGTGCCCCAGGTCTACGCCCAGTCCCTGGCCATCAAGACCAACGACCAGTCGGTCTGGGAAGTCGCCTTCTGA